GTCACGTCTGCAACTCTGGGAAGCCACGTGTCAATGTAGACAAGGGCGACGATTTCGGGGGCTACAAGGGTGGTAAGTGGAAGCTTTTTTGTACCATTTATATTAGTTTATTAATATGTAGGTCCATACTGCATATAAATAAATACTACTAcctacatgttttttttcttcatttttatgtATGCGCAAGCTTTGTAGCTCTTAAACATCTGAATTCCTTCAAATGTGGCTCTTATGTTGAGCCAGTTTGGCCACCCCTGCTATAGCTTATACAAATTGTATTGAGTTGATCGGAACCATTTCCTCCTAGAAAAGGTCTATTTTCCAACTTATTCAAAATTTGCAGTATTCAGGTAACATTGATTTATTTGGCGCCCATTTAATTGTGCCTCTTTGTGATAGAATTGGGCATCCAATACTATTGTAATTGCCTTGCATTACTGAAAGTGTCCTTAATCATCTAGTTCTatgtagacataaaaaaaaaaatacaagaatactTTCTCCAGAGAATACATATTCCAGGCTAATGGAAATATAAAACCCATGCACACTAGCCATGGTCAAGTAACAAAGAAGAAATAGATGGTGCTCTGCGCATGCAAGGGTAACAatgttaaagcatacctgtcgtttcaggtgacttttcattGGAAGCTTCCCTGTGTTTATATGAGGAGCAGGACTTTTTCTGCACTTATGGTATTTTTAAGCAGATTTTTGCTCTGCATGCATTATGTGTAATTTCCAGTTCTCTCAGAGCTAGTGGGTGGAGCCTAACATGCATGTGTAGAGGAGGGTAGTCTACATTTCTATGTCTCCGTGCATTTACAGCCTGGAAGACATGAAAAACCAGCAGTGAGCTGCCAAAACTGTCTATAAAGCCCTAAGCTGAGGTTTCTTACTTACAGAGCGGTCTGTATTATCTCTCTGTGTCCAGTTGCTATGTGCACTTCCCCCTCCCACCTCTTCCATCAGCTTGTATTGCCCGTCTGTAAATTGAGTGAGTTTACAGGACAAGGTGCATTTTATCAGATTTTTCAGTGAGGATACAAAGGGAGAGGGAAGAaacttgataacaggagaaacaaGAACTTTTGTCTCATAAGATATATTgttcttatatttgcttgtactattgatctattcaaagtttgttgaaacaacaggtacactttaagatggGCTGTAGTGACTAAAATCTTTGTATGCAAGAGTACTACACAATAAACTAGTTACCTTTTTTTGCATTATGCGAAGCTCATCACTGAGATTGCTATTAACTTTCATTAACTGTTGAATTTTTGCTTCTGAAGCAGTCAGGGATTTTTTAACCTCCAGAAACTCTTGTACAGTAAATGTCTCATCAGATAAGTCAGACTCCAAACTCTAGGAACATAATAAATATACAGGAATACCTAGTTATCAAGTTATAAAATAGAAGGAATTGTTTAAAAGAGAACATAAAAATTTGACAGACAACTATTTTTAGGAAGCAAATAATGAAAATGTTAATAAGTAAATAAGTGCCTAGGGAGAATTCCTCAACATGGCAAGAGCCAAGGGTTAGCATGTCAATCATATTCACCGCTGCTGTCAGTCAAAGGTGGGTAGGTATATGGGCAGCCACAGAGGCAGTGAATAAGAAAAGATGGAATGGCTAACCATGGGTCTGTGCTGTGCTGGGGAGCACTTGAGCCgtcatttacatattaacaaacAGGCTTATATCTCAGCATTAGAGAagactattaaaataaaaggtATGCTAGAATTATGACAATTAGTACTAAtcagggataaatgtctgatcgtgggggatctgaccgctgggaccaccaCTCTGCCCCGGCTGAGCTGATGTTTCGGACCCAGCAGGTCAACTGGTACAAACACGCCCCCTCGATTCATCTCTATGGGTGAGGCGGAGCGTTCCtgtgtctctgcctctcccatacagATGAATTGAGGGGGAGTGTTTCGACCAGCTGACCTGCTGTGTATGAAACGTCACACACAGCAGCACTGCCGGGGAAGAGTTGGGGCCCCGTACgggcgatcacggggccccctGCGGATAAGGAATACATTTCttagcactggacatcttctttaagatGCAAATGATGTACAATGTTAAAATAAATATACCTTTTCCCTATTTGAATTGGGTGGAACATTCTCAAAATCTGTTTCTTCATCCGATGCGACACTATCGTAGTCAGGCTGGTCGTTGTCTTGGCTTTCATTGCTATGTTGATTGCTTATGCTTTTTAAAACCAATTCCACATTATCTACGAGACACACAATGTATTGTAAGAATCAACGAACACATATGTAGAAAATATTCACTTTACTAGATGAAAGACAAAGGCattcttaaagaggttatcaaggatTAGGAAAACAGTTTTCTTTCAGAAACAAACTGGTTTGCTAAAAGGTGCAAGTCTAGCTGAGAATAACTCAACTGTTTTAAAAACCTAGCATCTGGCAGTGTACAGAGAATGCAGCACACAATCATTATCACTGGTTCAGTAAAGACTATGAACAATAGAACTTTGGGGTGTGTGCTGCATCCTCTACATTACTGAACAATGGATTATGGGACAGTCAATGACAAAAAAatctgtgaagagaaaaaaaaaaggaccgaCAGACggcacctcgtgtattacccagggATAAGAGGGTGGCGAGTGGGGGGCAACCCCGCGGAGCTTAtagatggctgctcaccttgtGACAGTATCAATAGCGCACGTAACCCACACACACAGTTGGGGTGCTAGGGGTACGAGCCGATGCTGAGCCAAAGGGTTGCAGGAGTAGACAAAGTCGTCCTGGAGTAGAAGGTAGAAGCAAGGCAGGAAAAGGACCCTTTAAATTGGCGCTGCTGACTCAGGTATGAAGGATAAGGTGAAGCCAGAGGTGATGCAAAATAAAAtcataaaatgtcctgctgaggacttttgcATCACCTCTGGCTTCGCCTTATCCTTCATACCTGAGTCAGCAGCGCCAATTTAAAGGGTCCTTTTCCTGCCTTGCTTCTACCAATGACAAAAAAAGACTTAGTGGACTCGATCGAGTAGAGGGCAAAACAGAATACATCACACTGCATACTTTCATGATGTACttcattttacatatttttttttaatcttctgcAGATATTGCAGCTTGGATTGCTCagcatctgtactgtactactgaACATAGAAGACAGAtaagaacatagggggagatttaaaacatgtgcagaggaaaagttgactaattgcacatagcaaccaatcagatcactttttttttttttttttttttttacaggtcttttcaaaaatgaaagaagcgatctgattggttgttatgggcaactggccaacttttctctgcacaagttttgataaatctcaactATAGTCTATATTTCTCAGGCTGCCATAGACAATACTGGACCAACAATCATAAAGCTTCTATTGTAATCAATAGAAGCCTCACACTTATTGATTTACATTAGTGTTGCACCATGTCTGTCTGCAGGAGTCTAGGAGAAAGAGGACATACAGTTTTCTTTCCATATGTGAGCGCCATACAGTCTGTGTTCCACAattcacaaaaataaaataaaagtaattatGGTTGCAATGGTTACTTGGCTGTTTGGAGCATCCAGCTTATGTGCACTGCGAGGTTATACACAGCctcaggcctctttcacacttgtGTATTTTGGGCGCtattttttattagtatttttaaGCGAAAACCAGGGTCCAGAATATAGTAGAGGAGCTAACAATTCAACTACACTCTTTACACTCCACTCTTATGTTTAGCTTAAGGCAATATACTCACCAAAGTATGTCTATGTGAATAAGGGCTTGCACAGAGTTGTATCTAAGTGTTAAGGCTAAACaggacacatatcatacatgttgtttttttcaattacCTTTGGGTGCAACTACTGAATTTCCCTGTTGCCGTCTTTTGGCATCACTTAAAATATCTATAACCAAAGTGGCAAATTCATGGGCATTGAAACGGGCCAACTTCTGCCTTCCCTAAAATAGAAGAAGGGGGTTCGATAGTGGTAAAAGGCGCAATGGCCAAGTAGAAATTTTACAAATAGCTTGTTATTAACATTtgcaacacaaaaaaacaaaacacaatatatgtggaaagtaaaatattttatcactTGTTGCATACATCTGTTTAGAAACTGtacaaataatatattttacaGCATACCTATCAGATTCcacaaaaactgttatatgttactcagtacctaattctgatcatatacatgtaatttttatttatctatcacTGATACTTCactaaaatagcatattacagctgctcaatatcTTTTCCATCTTCCCAGAGGGatggggcgtgtccatctcttgTCTGcattgtgatgactcctccccctccctccctctgctCACTGCTCTCGGGggcgagcctggcagccctgctctgtaaccctttcctctctggttttatgctgtacacgcaAACACAATAATTATTGGAGAtttcctgtactctaccaccaaagacaatagagTGTAgagagtgtataacttacatcttcctaaattagtgcaaaggtttagtgctaaaagtacagtggtttcctatgtcattcatgtgtatcatcctttgccagtcctgtaatgctgggactaggATAACTTTTGTtgaagcagtgttgccttcagctgtgtgcctacagcttttgcaaaactataattcccagcatgcccagacatcctttgactgtccaggtatgcttggagttgcagttttgcaatagctggagccacatgtttggtaaaactcgtGTTACAGCAGTGTAGCTGCagactgtgttcctcctgcagccttgtcaatcaccctcgtgtccatgacccttgcaCACActtatgctgctgtgggactcatcagtgtcccaagaGGTATGGGGATCCCTATTGGTGGGATTTTTAAAGGCAGTTTtccttgaatacatttttttttacagaagtagattagaaaaactattgttttgccaagatgtacaacatgtaagaagtttttttttatatatgacagtgcccacttAAGCATTAGAAAAGATGGAAATTCTCTTATACAGACTTAACCTAAAGCAATGACATGCCACACAAGTTACCTGGTTACGCGTTGATGAATATTCAGGGTTCACAGGAAGGAAAGGTACTACAGTGGTCTCTGTAACAAGTGTGCTATGGTTCTGAGTTGCCAGCCAAACTGTAAGCAAAATGAGAAAATTTTCAATCTAAGAAGCAGGTATAACATCCTGCCATCACGTTTGTTCGATTcgatttttattttgtttgatatgaataaaacatataaataaagTGTCTCTGTtctttaaatggtacctgtcaatagtaataaaaaaaataataggttATAGATTAGCCTactacctttctaatatacttcttaataacattttgtaactttgtgttaaattaaccccaaATAGATTAGTCTCCAGGGGTCCTTTTCTGGTCCTGTCTGCAGTCCTgcttgcagattgtctcctgcagcagtctggcagagacaaaagtcaggtAATGTTGGTGGGACCTCAGCACAGTGTAGAGAGCTAaatatttcagctccctttccCTTAAAGATGATCTAGACTGTAAAGTCATGATGCCTCCAGGGCATAGTGATGGATATGGTGTTTAATATTGTGTTACAAAATAGTGTTAAATATTCGTGCTCCCTTTGCAAGCTACTAGGCAGAGCTGACACACCTTAGAGTTCAGTGCTGAGAGCTGAGGACGTATCTTGCTTTGATAAActttgtacaaatgaaaaatcacctTAGAACTTGCTGTAGGATGTCACTTTTCAAGTCAAAGGCAGAAGTGGTATgaatttgcatttttgttttaacgctttttttatttatttattttttaagacgCAGTTATTAAATCTGGTTCACTAcatagtcaagaatgaagcactTGATTTCAGTCACTTTGGATACAGCATCCATTCATATCAACGGGTCTCATGTAATGCAGGACAAAtcctccagaggaaaaaaaaaagagatgccCTTGTAATTGCGCTCTACTGAAAATTTCATAATAGGGAGTATGGAAATGGCTCTCTGGCTTTCTAAGCTAAGGGTGAACGTATAAAAGGGCTATAACATGCATGGCAGGTCTTGTGCAGAACCTTGTGAGAACCATAGAGGGTAATAAGCGATAAGctaaaaataaagcaaaacagCTTTTGACCTTATGTCTTGTCCCACCACACCACATATGTCTGGCTCAGTAAATGTAGTCAATGCTTTCATTTTATCTGCTACACatgtacatttattttataaTGTGGCTGCTGAAGGTGTAAACCAAACTCACATTATCTGACTGCAGCACTCTACTGTAAAACAAGCATATAGCAAGTAGACACTTACCTGCATCTGTTTCTCGTCTGTCAACTTCATCATAAACATCCATGGCCAATTCTTCAAACAAGTGATTGCTTAACTGCAGAAAAAAGAGGCTTtagaaatgcccccaaaaaaccctaGATAGTGCTAGGGAACGCTACTTTATACTCACAGACTGAAGTTTTTTCTTTGCAGCTTTAGCCAGTTCTGATAGGTCTAGACTGCTGAAAACAAGAAAAAGAGCTGTCATACATGACTTAAATACATGATTCAaagcaaaataaatatattaactaGGATATCTTGTGAAAACAATCTTGTGCTATATCATACATGCATATAGGAAGATCATCTTATCTTGGGCCCCTTCTGATTTTCACAATGAAAGGTCCATTTTGGTACCGCTCATAGACCTCTCTTATGAGACTGTAAACTAAGGCTCATTCAGTTAGCGTAGTTATTGTAGAATGTTTTGTCAGATGTccagtgatacacatttttgagcGGTGTCAAAGGGTTATGGGCTCTGCACAGAGACATTTCATTTAGTGGTGGTTTAAATGGGCGCTCTCATtaaagcaaatgtttgctattgcactccttatggtaaatgaaaaatatctttctaatgtcctttgtttaaaaaaaaaaatataataataattaagatttctattttttatttgtgtttaaaaaagctgccactaggtgcctCCCTATTTGTCCAAagcacccaacccccccccaaactattgcacagactttggactcctgctggcccagCAGAagaccaaaatcaggaaatgcagtctggagtgctgaggggtgtgtgttcagccttaaccaatcatagctcatctcacacactgaactgctctgggctgtgtgtagcagagtgagggaggaagttctcccctgtatggcttcggaTGTTGTcgcacctgctgggtaacgccccttcccagtctgtaaatctgtctgagactgagcagaaaatacagagcaatatcaaggtagaaaacgaacaaataataaaaaataaagtcagggggtggtttattatgatgggggcagtgaactgggaggattagaaaacgtaacaagatcatgagtacTCTTTAAGATTGCAATCTTCCCCAATATGATCTTCAAAACATAATTTAGATGGCACTTCTTTCAAACTGCTGGGTAGGGAGTTTAAGTGTGGTTAACTTTTGGGGTTATGTCTCTATATAAATGGGTTACAGATGATATTTTATTACCTACCCACAAGACAAGTAATGAgtagattggtgggggtccgaccagTGGCACCCCACCAATTACAAGAATGGAGGATCCCTTGTCGTATGAGTAAATAAAGCAGCAATATGCATATGCAACCGCACCACCATTAAATGGCTATGGGACTGATGAAGGCAGCTGAATATAAGGTAAGGGAACAGTGTTTACAGGGATCATTTTTATTACCCACAGTGGGAATATGATCATTACCTTTACTAATATCTATCACcaggaaaataaaattttatcaGAGATCTGCAATTTATTTCAATTGTGAAAACAACATACCAAGCCCCAATATGATAAGAGGTGGCTACAGCAATAACAATATCTTAACATGGCCATCCtcataagtaataaaaaaaaaaataaaccttataAGATTCTTTACTTACAGCCTCCTTTTTCCACATGAACAGCCACAGAACAAAAAGGAAAATTAACATTATGGATGCAGATTTAAAATGCAAAGGGAAAAAAACCCTTCCATGAAAGCAGTCTACACAACAAAGATGCCATTTACAAGGGCTTTCCGCAGCTGCCCCGcagctgtctctctcctgtataatattaaaaaaagaaagatccTCCAGAACAGCTGAAGTTATAAGACAGCCGCTTGAGGCACTTTGATGTTAAATGGTTGCGCATAATTATGCATATTATTTCCAAGTATATTGTTACACCTAACAAATGGGGAAGATAATGGATTcactgtaaaaataatttttccttACTCATAATACATATTAACTAAATCCAAAACATGTATTTACTTATACATTTTTTGTTACATCTAATTGGATGTATCTTTGGGGATACAAAGTTTATGCATAGAGACGTACATGCTTTCTGCAACTAGataccctattaaaggggtactccgcccctggcatcttatgccctatccaaaggataggggataagatgttagatcgccgcggtcccgctgctggggaccccggggattgccgctgcggcaccccgctaacattacagcacagagcgagttcgctctgcacgtaatgacgggcgatacaggggccggagcagcgtgacgtcatggctccgcccctcatgacatcacggcccgtccccttaatgcaagtctatggcagggggcgtgacgaccgccacgccccctcccatagacttgtgttgacgggggcgggccgtgacttcgcgaggggcggggccgtgacgtatagatgctccggcccctgtattgcccgtcattacgtgccgagcgatctcgctctgcgcagtaatgatagtggggtgctgcagcagcgatccccggggtccccagcagcgggaccccggcgatctgacatcttatctcctatcctttggataggggataagatgtctaggggcggagtacccctttaaggctgcacgTTTTGGGGAGGTAAATATGGCAATTTCGATATGCGATTGTAATTTAAATTGTAAAATACCCCAATTTCATGTCTAATCTCCCCCATTTTATATCCATTCCCCATTCCACTTTCCCCCGCCCCACCATTTACCATCCACACCCCCATTTCATGTCAATCCCCCCATGTcatatctaccccccccccccccaccccatgtcaCATCTACCCCAGTTTCATGTCCACAACCCCATGTCCCATCTCCCCCATTAATGTTGTGTTGGGGTGtgggaaaaacataaaaaaaacctcATGTTCACCTAGCCCTGGTGCCCCATAGGTCTGCTGCAGACAGAGAAGATAACAGGATCGCACGGAAGAGAACAGGATCTGCAGCAGAGCTACTGGGGCTGGGGTTAGGGGAGCATCAGGTTTTTTATCTTTCACCCGTGCCTCTATTATTACTTAtgacagtgcttcccaagcagagtgttgtccagctgtagcaaaactcccagcatatcgcAATTTGCAAAAATCGCGAGTCGATATAATATATATCGCAAATCCTTATTAAATGCAATTCTCAATTATAGTTATTAAGTAAAATATAAGACTCCTCCTTACCTATCTGCCATGTGGGGTATAATAAAGTGCTGTCCGTTTCTGTGGTCTGAAATAAAAGGAAATGCATAATTGGTTATCTTTATTTACTTCATTATCAAAGTTCCCAATTGTTACTGCTGCTTACCCGGCTTCCTCCCACACAGATAGAATGCTAACCGGTCTGTCAATTCATGCTGAATTTCCACTAGACGATCTGCTAATTCATGATGGCCACCTTGCCTATTGAAAGGAAAACAAGGCTTTTAAAAAGGACAATTCCATCAATCTTTACCCCAAATATTAACAAGCTTCATTTAACTGTTActagtatttatttttaaatgggtggTTTTCTGGATATTCATGTTGCCATGCAAACTAGTTCCTGTGTTGTATCCTTAACTTTCTCCCTCTTGTTCTGTTAACATGACAGAGGATTACCTAACAAGAATTCAACAAAAGAACACATGTATACATAACTATCTGGTCCAGGATAAAAAAACAAATCTGCCCTCCGGTTGTGTGTGGCATTTTAACTTGGCACCATTCCCTTCAATGGAACCGAGCTgcaacaccacacacacacacacacacacacaccatgaggacaagtgtggtgctgtttctggaagaaagcagctaggtTTACTTTGATCCTGGAAAACCTCTTAAAAGACAGGTTGAGTTAAATATCACAAAAATGGTGAGCCTAACTACTCCAGTTGAATGGCTCAACGGTTGAGTACTTTCACTTCATTCAACGTCCATAGGACTGCAACAGGTAGAGCATAGGGCTCAGCCATATGCAGCACCCTCTTTTAGTTGAAATGGAATGGCATTAAGAGCAAACAACCCCTCTATTCTAACAGGGATACTAAACTGTCCTGTTCTCATGATTGGTGGGGATTTCAGCGGATGGAGCTATAATGTGACTTATCCCATGGACAGGTGAAAAGTCGACATTATAGGAAAACACCTTAAAGGCCGGTATcactgcattttttatttttttttgggcaaaCTGCGattgtagtttttgagccaaagccagaagactcaaaataaatggaaaatttatagaaaaaaaaaaggaaaattatacATTCTTTCTTTATAGTTATTATTTTAAATTTCCTGGCTTCTGCTCAAATATTCAGTGGCAGCcttccaaaaaaacaaacaaaaaaaaccaaaaaactccTGTGTGAGACACCAGCTTAAAGTGCATAAAATGTATGGCCTATCATCTGGATAAGCAAACTATATATATAAGCTCAATAGGGACCAACTCCCACACCGCGGCACTCGCCATACTTTTAGTACTAGTGGTGCAGGTGACTGCAGtattgtcccattcaaatgaatggggaaAAGCTGCAGTTCCTTGCACTGCCTCTACTAAAAGTATGGCGATTGCAAAGAGGAAAGCAAGTAAATTATGAGGAAGCTGTGGCACGTGAGCACCGCAGTAACAGCTGATCAGTAAAGTTGCGTgtgggatttaaaaaaatctaatattgctAGCTTATCTGAAGTCTACTAGACTGAGCAGAAAAGGGCTACATAGAGCTTCTCTTAGAACTCATCAGGTCTCTGCACGAACAGCCAACTGGATATTGTAAAAAGATATTGTAAGAAATGCCACGTGTGCATGTATCCTTACAGCTAAATAGTAGTAAATGACCATAACTATAATGTGCATAAcactaaaatgtaataaaagacaACAGctcatatataaataaaagggCATCCACCTTAAAGGGCTCAAAATTCAACTAAATGAATTACAACTATATGTGGCTTACATTCATCTTGGACATGGCTCTGGCACTTATCCAATTTTCATCAATGCAACACACAGGGATGTGAAGAATGTAGAACCTGATATGTTTGACATGGAGAAACACATAATGGCGTGttcctatttatttttaccaaacCAATAAGAGggacattttttgcaccacaTTTATCATACAACGTACAGTGTAAGAAATGTGGCAAACCTTCAGAATGCCTGCTTTAACAcatgcaatacagttttttctaACTTTACACCCCCTATTGGCTTAATTTATGCCATATTTTGCATTGAAACTCTGGCGCAATACTCATGTGTAGTTGCATTTTATGCCCAACCCCCTTTAAACTAAGTCACACCCCCCTGGTATAGTGAAgcacataataaataaaatatgtgatgttaaataagtaccgtatttatcggcgtataacacgcactttttaggctaaaattttagcctaaagtctatgtgcgtgttatacgcccatacacccccaggaaaggcagggggagagaggccgtcgctgcccgcttctctccccctgcctttcctggggtctagagccctgctgccggcccttctctcaccctggctatcggcgccgctgcccgttctgtccccctgactatcggtaccggcgccgatagccagggggagagaagctatgcgctgcacggtgcggcAACGACGCAGGGTACGCACgcaggaggcctgcagcagcgcggacccgacccaggtaattatgccaccggggatggggggggggggcaacggggccggcaatcggtgccgctgccccttctctccccctggcgccggtaccgatagtcagggggacagaacgggcagcggcgccgatagccagggggagagaagagccggcagcagggctctagaccccaggaaaggcagggggagagaagcgggcagcgacggcctctatccccctgcctttcctgggggtgtatcggggtatacacgcgcacacacgcaccctcattttaccatggatattcgggtaaaaaactttttttatccaaatatccttggtaaaatgagggtgcgtgttataggccggtgcgtggtataccccgataaatacggtatgtcagTTTGTTCTGCCacatttagcttagtaaatgtccACCACTGTCTCTAAATATTCACGTGACCCATCATTTCTTATGTGAAGGCGCAAAGTAAACAATGGAGAAAAGCAGCAAGTGAGAAGGTCTGGAGTTAAAAACTTCATCTTTCTACAGCAATAACAAGTTAAGGTGAAGCTTTTGACCTgaaacaaaaactatataaccctgaCCTTGCATAGTCGATGGGTGTTTTCCCGGCAGAATCAGGTGTGCCTGGATCTGCACCATAAACTGTAAGCAGCTCAGCCTGTAGTATCTGCCCTGCTTTCGCTGCTACATGTAGAGGTGTACTTCCcttttcctggaaaaaaaaccaaaaaaaacaacaacttaattCTGGAATGATCGCACTTATGCTATAAGAATTCATTAAATCATATTAAAGTGCAACTCGAGCGTTGCTTTCCTGCTCATTTTGTAAAGTTTGATATGGAGAGATGCAGGCTATGTTGCAGAGGCAACCATATCATGCACAGTGAGTTCCATGCACAAGCACTATTCATttaaaaaacgaaaaataaaaaaaaaaacacgtttgcaAGGAACTCTTGACGTGGTATGGCAAACTGACTGCCCAGCGTGTTTAGTGTCTCTCCACAC
Above is a genomic segment from Hyla sarda isolate aHylSar1 chromosome 1, aHylSar1.hap1, whole genome shotgun sequence containing:
- the GIT2 gene encoding ARF GTPase-activating protein GIT2 isoform X5; its protein translation is MSKRLKSLEVCADCSVQDPRWASINRGVLICDECCSVHRSLGRHISQVRHLKHTPWPPTLLQMVQTLYSNGANSIWEHSLLDPASIMSGKRKANPQDKLHPNKAEFIRAKYQMLAFVHRLPCRDDDSVTAKDLSKQLHSSVRTGNLETCLRLLSLGAQANFFNPEKGSTPLHVAAKAGQILQAELLTVYGADPGTPDSAGKTPIDYARQGGHHELADRLVEIQHELTDRLAFYLCGRKPDHRNGQHFIIPHMADSSLDLSELAKAAKKKLQSLSNHLFEELAMDVYDEVDRRETDAVWLATQNHSTLVTETTVVPFLPVNPEYSSTRNQGRQKLARFNAHEFATLVIDILSDAKRRQQGNSVVAPKDNVELVLKSISNQHSNESQDNDQPDYDSVASDEETDFENVPPNSNREKSLESDLSDETFTVQEFLEVKKSLTASEAKIQQLMKVNSNLSDELRIMQKKLLAKETK